One genomic segment of bacterium includes these proteins:
- the tpiA gene encoding triose-phosphate isomerase translates to MRTTLVAGNWKLHKTVPEALELAGQLRESLGNFAGTDLLVCPAFPALKPVADALSGTGIAVGGQDLFYEDTGAFTGEVSGPMLRSAGCAFVIVGHSERRQFFGDTGKTVNRKIGAALASGLVPIVCIGEPLEKREHNVTKEFLRKQVEETFAGLGEAEIDRLVVAYEPIWAIGTGRTATPAIAEETQRFVRELFGIRYGEAAARLRILYGGSVKPSNAAELIAGEDIDGFLVGGASLDAASFAGIARACV, encoded by the coding sequence ATGAGAACGACACTGGTCGCCGGCAACTGGAAACTGCATAAAACCGTCCCCGAAGCCCTGGAACTGGCCGGGCAACTGAGGGAATCCCTGGGGAACTTCGCGGGGACCGATCTCTTGGTCTGTCCGGCTTTTCCGGCCCTGAAACCGGTCGCCGACGCTCTCTCCGGCACCGGGATCGCGGTCGGCGGGCAGGACCTTTTCTACGAGGACACGGGGGCCTTCACCGGGGAGGTTTCCGGGCCCATGCTCCGCAGCGCGGGGTGCGCGTTCGTTATCGTGGGCCATTCCGAGCGCCGCCAGTTCTTCGGAGATACGGGGAAGACGGTCAACCGCAAAATCGGCGCCGCCCTGGCCTCGGGACTCGTTCCGATCGTCTGCATCGGCGAACCCCTGGAGAAACGGGAACACAACGTGACCAAGGAATTTCTCCGCAAGCAGGTGGAGGAGACCTTCGCCGGGTTGGGGGAAGCGGAGATCGACCGGCTGGTGGTGGCCTACGAGCCCATCTGGGCGATCGGCACCGGCCGCACCGCCACCCCGGCGATCGCGGAAGAGACCCAGCGTTTCGTCCGGGAACTGTTCGGGATCCGGTACGGGGAGGCCGCCGCCCGCCTGCGCATCCTCTATGGGGGCAGCGTCAAGCCGTCCAACGCCGCCGAGTTGATCGCCGGCGAAGACATCGACGGTTTTCTGGTCGGAGGGGCGAGCCTGGACGCCGCTTCTTTCGCCGGGATCGCCCGGGCCTGCGTCTGA
- the secG gene encoding preprotein translocase subunit SecG: MLYPILIALYVVVCVALVTIVLLQSGKGDGLAGVFGGGGGQAIFGARTGDLLTRSTTVLAVFFMLLSLILAVLSTNRGETLSEEIVQNLDREQATAAAEAPSPGDEAPAPVQ, translated from the coding sequence ATGCTGTATCCGATCCTGATCGCCCTCTATGTGGTTGTCTGCGTGGCGCTGGTCACGATTGTCCTCCTCCAGTCCGGGAAGGGCGACGGCTTGGCCGGAGTCTTCGGGGGCGGGGGAGGGCAGGCCATCTTCGGCGCCCGCACCGGGGACCTGCTCACGCGTTCCACCACCGTGCTGGCGGTGTTCTTCATGCTGCTTTCCCTCATCCTCGCCGTTCTTTCCACCAACCGGGGAGAGACCTTGAGCGAGGAGATCGTTCAGAACCTCGACCGGGAACAGGCCACCGCCGCCGCCGAGGCGCCTTCCCCGGGAGATGAGGCGCCGGCGCCGGTTCAGTAA
- a CDS encoding ABC transporter substrate-binding protein: MRAWAVMGAVSLALLGVFLSVPFWYSPGGGSEGGESVRRAALGSKIRGLDPQDIGDTTSASVAGQIFETLYTYAYLERPYRLVPQLAAGMPEIGPDGLSFTVPVRPGVFFADDPCFPGGRGRELVAEDFVYAWKRMADLHNRSTNYASVFQGYVAGLDEFRAATAGTDRVDYDRPVPGLSAPDRYTLKIELTRPYPFLLYWLAHLPTAPVAREAVEYYGDDTVNHPVGTGPYLLRGDFRSNRFTMVRNPSFRIQEYPAAGTPADRERGLLRDAGRRIPFIDRIEWSVIEESQPLWLAFLQGEIDASGIPRDNFSRAVTPERELAPDLRERGIELVTFEDPAVFYYGFNMDDPVVGPNLPLRRAMSLGFDRLTYIDRFFNGRGRIPTGPIPPMFPSFRPEKENPWTRYDPVRARELLAEAREIRGGEIPVIRVAVPGTDTATRQSGEYFRLQMEGIGLKVEMDYMTWPRFQDAAKERSHQVFSLGWQADYPDAQNFLLLFYGPNRSPGPNTCNFSDPEFDRLYREAVLLPDLAERMPRYWEMEDIVIDRCPWLYVLYRENYVLVHDWLRNYKPNNFAEGTVKYQAVDAARRRRFLETRGRP, from the coding sequence ATGAGAGCCTGGGCGGTCATGGGGGCGGTTTCCCTGGCGCTTTTGGGCGTCTTTCTTTCGGTCCCCTTCTGGTATTCCCCCGGCGGCGGAAGCGAGGGGGGCGAATCGGTCCGCCGGGCGGCGTTGGGAAGCAAGATTCGGGGGCTGGACCCCCAGGACATCGGCGACACCACCAGCGCTTCGGTCGCGGGCCAGATTTTCGAAACCCTCTATACCTACGCCTACCTGGAACGGCCCTACCGGTTGGTTCCCCAACTGGCCGCGGGAATGCCCGAGATCGGCCCCGACGGTCTTTCCTTCACCGTCCCCGTCCGTCCGGGGGTTTTCTTCGCCGACGACCCCTGTTTCCCGGGAGGGCGGGGAAGGGAACTGGTCGCGGAGGATTTCGTCTACGCCTGGAAGCGCATGGCCGACCTGCATAACCGCTCCACCAACTACGCGTCCGTTTTCCAAGGTTACGTGGCCGGTCTCGACGAGTTCCGCGCCGCCACCGCCGGGACCGACCGGGTCGACTACGACCGCCCGGTCCCGGGACTTTCCGCTCCCGACCGCTATACCCTCAAGATCGAGCTGACCCGGCCCTATCCCTTTCTTCTCTATTGGCTGGCCCACCTTCCCACCGCCCCGGTGGCCCGGGAAGCGGTGGAGTATTACGGGGACGACACGGTCAACCACCCGGTCGGGACCGGGCCCTACCTCCTGCGGGGCGATTTCCGCTCCAACCGCTTCACCATGGTGCGCAACCCTTCCTTCCGCATCCAGGAGTACCCGGCCGCCGGCACCCCCGCGGACCGGGAGCGGGGGCTGCTGCGGGACGCGGGGAGAAGAATCCCCTTCATCGACCGGATCGAATGGTCGGTGATCGAGGAGTCGCAGCCTCTCTGGCTCGCCTTCCTCCAGGGCGAGATCGACGCCAGCGGGATACCCCGCGACAACTTCAGCCGGGCCGTCACCCCCGAGCGCGAACTGGCGCCCGACCTCCGGGAGCGGGGGATCGAGCTCGTCACCTTCGAGGACCCCGCGGTGTTCTATTACGGTTTCAACATGGACGACCCGGTGGTCGGCCCGAACCTCCCCCTGCGCCGGGCCATGTCCCTGGGCTTCGATCGGCTCACGTATATCGACCGGTTTTTCAACGGGCGCGGACGGATCCCCACCGGCCCCATTCCCCCCATGTTCCCCAGCTTCCGTCCGGAAAAAGAAAATCCCTGGACGCGTTACGATCCGGTCCGCGCCCGGGAACTCCTGGCCGAGGCTCGGGAAATTCGGGGGGGGGAGATCCCCGTCATCCGGGTGGCGGTCCCCGGGACCGACACCGCCACCCGGCAGTCGGGCGAGTATTTCCGGCTGCAGATGGAGGGGATCGGCCTGAAGGTGGAGATGGATTACATGACCTGGCCCCGCTTCCAGGACGCCGCCAAGGAACGCAGCCACCAAGTCTTCAGCCTGGGCTGGCAGGCCGATTACCCCGACGCTCAGAACTTTCTTCTCCTCTTTTACGGTCCCAACCGGTCCCCGGGTCCCAATACCTGCAATTTCTCCGACCCCGAATTCGACCGGCTCTACCGGGAAGCGGTTCTTCTCCCCGACCTGGCGGAGAGGATGCCCCGCTACTGGGAAATGGAGGACATCGTCATCGACCGGTGTCCCTGGCTCTACGTCCTCTACCGGGAGAACTACGTTCTCGTCCACGACTGGCTGCGCAACTACAAGCCCAACAATTTCGCCGAGGGGACCGTCAAGTACCAGGCGGTCGACGCCGCCCGGCGCCGGCGTTTTCTGGAAACGCGGGGTCGGCCGTGA
- a CDS encoding ABC transporter permease, translating into MKRFLVRRLLYCVPVLAGIVFVTFVLFRVVGGDPVDQLAGKYATAEQKRELRRQLGFDRPLWPDPAPLLRGDWPEFADNQLFAHFRRTFTLDFGRSRQYHREIGEMILSGAGPSLSLTVPAFLIGIFLQLTIAVLAAFRRGGLLDRLLVFACLIGLSVPYLALIILGQTYLAGKLGWYPVYGYPQTFGPSVAVYVALPVLLGVAASLGGGVRFYRTVILDEVQADYVRTARAKGLSPARIMFGHVLKNAMIPVITQLAVVFPFLFLGSLLLERFFSIPGLGYMLVDAVNASDWPVINALTFIESAIYLGAVILTDIGYALVDPRVSLE; encoded by the coding sequence GTGAAGAGGTTCCTCGTCCGCCGGCTTCTCTACTGCGTCCCGGTTCTGGCCGGGATCGTCTTCGTCACCTTCGTCCTTTTCCGGGTGGTGGGGGGCGATCCGGTCGACCAACTGGCGGGAAAGTACGCCACCGCCGAGCAGAAGCGGGAACTGCGCCGCCAGCTCGGGTTCGACCGTCCCCTCTGGCCCGATCCGGCCCCGCTCCTGCGGGGAGACTGGCCGGAGTTCGCCGACAATCAGCTCTTCGCCCACTTCCGGCGCACGTTCACCCTCGATTTCGGCCGGTCCCGGCAGTACCACCGGGAAATAGGGGAGATGATCCTTTCCGGCGCCGGGCCCTCGTTGAGCCTGACCGTCCCCGCCTTTCTCATCGGCATCTTCCTCCAACTCACCATAGCGGTGCTGGCCGCTTTCCGCCGGGGCGGTCTCCTGGACCGGCTCCTGGTCTTCGCCTGCTTGATCGGCCTCAGCGTCCCCTACCTGGCCCTGATCATCCTGGGGCAGACTTACCTGGCCGGAAAACTGGGCTGGTACCCCGTCTACGGCTACCCGCAAACCTTCGGTCCGTCGGTGGCGGTTTACGTCGCCCTCCCGGTTTTGCTGGGAGTGGCGGCTTCGCTGGGGGGAGGGGTCCGTTTCTACCGGACCGTCATCCTCGACGAGGTCCAGGCCGACTACGTTCGGACCGCGCGGGCCAAGGGGCTTTCCCCGGCCAGGATCATGTTCGGACACGTGCTCAAGAACGCCATGATCCCCGTCATCACCCAACTGGCGGTGGTTTTCCCTTTTCTCTTCCTGGGTTCGCTTTTGCTCGAGCGGTTTTTTTCCATCCCCGGTCTGGGGTACATGCTGGTGGACGCGGTCAACGCCTCGGATTGGCCGGTCATCAACGCCTTGACGTTCATCGAATCGGCGATCTACCTGGGGGCGGTGATCCTGACCGATATCGGTTACGCCCTGGTCGATCCCCGGGTTTCGCTGGAATAG
- a CDS encoding ABC transporter permease: MKKTGIFRKLKRRPLLAAAFAVIALYAAVCAWVVSGWNVPSWEKVDYARSYQPPSARHWLGTDVHGRDVLAKTVWGARTALTVALTASVLAVAIGLVLGLAAGYLGGVVDDVVTWIYSTLQSVPYYLLILAFAFVLQGKSISILGKAFRLDGIAAVYIALGLTGWVGLCRLVRGETIKHREREYVLAARALGASRARIMFRHLTPNVFHLVIITFTLGFVSYIHAEVILSFLGLGAKRVPSWGVMIDDAKLELARGIWWQLAAAAGAIFLISLALHVVGDYLRDVLDPKLRGTKR, from the coding sequence ATGAAAAAAACGGGAATTTTCCGGAAGCTGAAGCGCCGGCCCCTCCTGGCTGCCGCCTTCGCCGTCATCGCTCTTTACGCGGCCGTCTGCGCCTGGGTGGTCAGCGGCTGGAACGTGCCCTCTTGGGAGAAGGTCGACTACGCCCGGTCCTATCAACCTCCCTCGGCCCGGCATTGGCTGGGGACCGACGTCCACGGCCGCGACGTCCTGGCCAAGACCGTCTGGGGGGCGCGCACCGCCCTGACCGTGGCCCTGACCGCATCGGTCCTGGCGGTCGCCATCGGCCTGGTCCTGGGCCTGGCCGCGGGGTATCTGGGAGGGGTCGTCGACGACGTCGTCACCTGGATCTACTCCACCTTGCAGTCCGTCCCCTACTACCTCCTCATCCTCGCATTTGCCTTTGTCCTCCAGGGGAAAAGTATTAGCATTCTGGGAAAAGCGTTCAGGCTGGACGGGATCGCCGCGGTGTATATCGCGCTGGGCCTGACGGGATGGGTGGGGTTGTGCCGCTTGGTCCGGGGCGAGACGATCAAGCATCGGGAACGGGAGTACGTCCTCGCCGCCCGGGCGCTGGGGGCATCGCGGGCGCGGATCATGTTCCGGCATCTGACTCCGAACGTGTTTCACCTGGTCATCATCACCTTCACCCTGGGCTTCGTTTCCTACATCCACGCCGAAGTCATCCTCAGCTTCCTGGGGCTGGGCGCGAAGCGGGTCCCGAGCTGGGGGGTGATGATCGACGACGCCAAGCTGGAATTGGCCCGGGGGATCTGGTGGCAGTTGGCGGCGGCTGCGGGCGCGATTTTCCTGATCAGTCTGGCCCTGCACGTCGTCGGGGATTATCTGCGCGACGTCCTCGATCCGAAATTGAGGGGAACGAAACGATGA
- a CDS encoding ABC transporter ATP-binding protein, which translates to MTAVLELEDLRVSFRHGDRLLPAVAGVDLTLRRGVAQGLVGESGCGKTLTALSLLGLLPPAAVVESGRVTMEGRDLLSLPEKELRRYRGRLIGMIFQEPMTSLNPVFTVGDQIAEAIRAHEKTGAAAAAARVRDLLERVGIPDPEARMKSYPHQLSGGQRQRVMIAMALACGPRVLVADEPTTALDVTVQARILELLGSLRREREMALLLVTHDLGIVAQETDRTAVMYLGRIVEEATTPEIFRRPVHPYTRALLRSIPRLGRTEKRLKTIPGNVPSLAERPPGCAFSPRCPAARDICFRRDPTLEEVGTDHRAACWAASPEAEK; encoded by the coding sequence ATGACGGCGGTTTTGGAACTCGAAGACCTGCGCGTCTCCTTCCGGCACGGGGACCGTCTCCTTCCGGCCGTGGCCGGGGTCGACCTGACCCTGCGCCGGGGGGTCGCCCAGGGACTGGTGGGGGAATCGGGGTGCGGCAAGACCCTGACCGCGCTTTCCCTGCTCGGGCTTCTCCCCCCGGCGGCGGTGGTCGAGTCCGGGCGGGTGACGATGGAGGGCCGGGACCTGCTCTCCCTCCCGGAAAAGGAGCTGCGCCGCTACCGGGGGCGCCTGATCGGCATGATCTTCCAGGAGCCCATGACCTCGCTCAATCCGGTCTTCACCGTGGGAGACCAGATAGCGGAAGCCATCCGCGCCCACGAGAAGACGGGGGCGGCGGCGGCCGCGGCCCGGGTCCGGGACCTGCTGGAACGGGTGGGTATCCCCGACCCCGAAGCGAGAATGAAGAGCTATCCCCACCAGCTTTCCGGGGGCCAGCGCCAGCGGGTGATGATCGCCATGGCCCTGGCTTGCGGTCCCCGGGTGCTGGTGGCCGACGAGCCGACCACGGCCCTCGACGTCACCGTCCAGGCCCGGATCCTGGAACTGCTGGGAAGCCTGCGCCGGGAACGGGAGATGGCGCTGCTGCTGGTCACCCACGATCTGGGGATCGTGGCCCAGGAGACCGACCGGACGGCGGTGATGTACCTGGGCCGGATCGTGGAGGAGGCGACGACCCCGGAAATCTTCCGCCGGCCCGTCCACCCCTATACCCGGGCCCTTTTGCGCTCCATCCCCCGGCTGGGCCGGACGGAGAAGCGGCTGAAGACCATCCCCGGCAACGTTCCCTCCCTGGCCGAGCGCCCCCCGGGCTGCGCTTTCTCGCCCCGCTGCCCCGCGGCCCGGGATATCTGTTTTCGCCGGGACCCGACGCTGGAAGAAGTCGGGACCGACCACCGCGCGGCCTGCTGGGCGGCGTCGCCGGAGGCGGAAAAATGA
- a CDS encoding ATP-binding cassette domain-containing protein, with protein sequence MSRTPAPEKPALVEVRGLRKSFPAGRTVWGRPRAWIRAVDGVDLAVPQGGTTGLVGESGSGKTTLGRLVLRLIPADAGEVLFEGEDLLRLAPAELKRYRRRMQVVFQDPYGSLNPRMRVGSIVAEGLAVYRVGTAGERRERVRELLDLVGLSGEAAERYPHEFSGGQRQRIGIARALALNPDFLVCDEPVSSLDVSVQAQILNLLKELQERLGLTYLFIAHDLAVVEQLADRVAVMYRGKLVELGPAAAVYARPLHPYTRLLLESIPVPDPAVSRPAPPEASPAGAADRGCGFYPRCPRRGPECREAAPVLAEAEPGHRVACFRGKGG encoded by the coding sequence ATGAGCCGAACGCCGGCCCCGGAGAAACCGGCCCTGGTGGAGGTCCGCGGGTTGCGGAAATCCTTTCCCGCGGGCCGCACGGTCTGGGGGCGTCCCCGCGCCTGGATCCGGGCGGTGGACGGGGTGGACCTCGCCGTCCCCCAGGGGGGGACGACGGGTCTGGTGGGCGAATCGGGTTCGGGGAAGACGACCCTGGGGCGGTTGGTGTTGCGCCTGATCCCCGCCGACGCCGGGGAGGTCCTCTTCGAAGGCGAAGACCTGCTCCGGCTCGCGCCGGCGGAACTCAAGAGGTACCGCCGGCGGATGCAGGTGGTTTTCCAGGATCCTTACGGGTCGCTCAACCCGAGGATGAGGGTGGGGTCGATCGTCGCCGAAGGTTTGGCCGTCTATCGGGTGGGGACGGCCGGGGAAAGGCGGGAGCGCGTCCGGGAACTCCTCGATCTGGTCGGGCTCTCGGGGGAGGCGGCCGAGCGCTATCCCCACGAGTTTTCCGGCGGCCAGCGGCAGCGGATCGGCATCGCCCGGGCCCTGGCCCTCAACCCGGACTTCCTGGTCTGCGACGAACCGGTCTCCTCGCTCGACGTCTCGGTCCAGGCCCAGATCCTCAACCTGCTCAAGGAACTTCAGGAGCGCTTGGGGCTTACCTATCTCTTCATCGCCCACGACCTGGCGGTGGTCGAGCAACTGGCCGACCGGGTGGCCGTCATGTACCGGGGTAAACTGGTCGAACTCGGGCCCGCGGCGGCGGTCTACGCCCGGCCGCTTCATCCTTACACCCGGCTTCTCCTGGAGTCGATCCCCGTCCCCGATCCCGCCGTTTCCCGCCCCGCCCCCCCGGAAGCTTCCCCGGCGGGGGCCGCGGACCGGGGCTGCGGATTCTATCCCCGCTGCCCGCGCCGCGGCCCGGAGTGCCGGGAGGCCGCCCCGGTCCTGGCCGAAGCCGAGCCCGGGCACCGGGTCGCTTGTTTCCGGGGGAAGGGCGGGTGA
- a CDS encoding sodium-translocating pyrophosphatase — protein MLLRGLTVAAGIVLGAGPAAAAEAGAGDLPAVWWLAPLCSAAALVFAWYFYRRMMASPEGNETMKTIARYVKEGAYAYLRRQYRVVALVFGALFLVFLVMAAFGIQNPFVPVAFLTGGFFSGLCGFLGMKTATNASSRTAEGCRHTLNQGLQVAFRSGAVMGLVVVGFGLLDISIWYLILDKLVYSAAHMQSGLSVLGMALVKPGMDESHKLVEITTTMITFGMGASTQALFARVGGGIYTKAADVGADLVGKVEAGIPEDDPRNPATIADNVGDNVGDVAGMGADLYESYCGSILATAALGAALPIAGGLFGGIRAVIAPMLVAALGILFSIVGIFFVRTREDATQKTLLKALLTGTLGSSIIILGAVAAMALSGFITWGIFGSVVAGLVAGIVIGQSTEHYTSDEYAPTKGIAHQALMGPATTIIDGMAVGMFSTGIPVVTIVVGILCAYGFAGGFHNMSVGLYGIGFAAVGMLSTLGITLATDAYGPIADNAGGNAEMSGLEKEVRERTDALDSLGNTTAATGKGFAIGSAALTAMALLAAYIEEIKIWAGRLAGPDGIFTVGRHFAFVSNEAAKFKHAALNPGMDIVVAADARIADFVNAYDLSLMNPLLLCGVFLGAMMAFVFCAMTMKAVGRAAGSMVNEVRRQFKEIPGIMEGKGQPDYARCVAISTAGAQREMVIPALLAIAIPVVTGVILGVAGVVGLLAGGLTSGFVLACMLNNSGGAWDNAKKFIEKGAYGGKGSQAHKAAVVGDTVGDPFKDTSGPSLNILIKLMSMVSVVFAGLVVKLSPLIARGIFGQ, from the coding sequence ATGCTGTTGCGTGGATTGACGGTGGCCGCGGGGATCGTCCTGGGCGCCGGGCCGGCCGCGGCCGCCGAAGCGGGCGCCGGCGACCTTCCCGCCGTCTGGTGGCTGGCTCCGCTTTGTTCGGCGGCCGCCCTGGTCTTCGCTTGGTACTTTTACCGGCGGATGATGGCTTCCCCGGAAGGGAACGAGACCATGAAGACCATCGCCCGCTACGTCAAGGAAGGGGCCTACGCCTACCTCCGCCGGCAGTACCGGGTGGTGGCGCTGGTCTTCGGGGCGCTTTTTCTCGTCTTCCTGGTCATGGCCGCCTTCGGCATCCAGAACCCCTTCGTCCCGGTGGCGTTCCTGACCGGGGGCTTCTTTTCCGGGCTTTGCGGTTTCCTGGGGATGAAAACCGCCACCAACGCTTCTTCCCGCACCGCCGAGGGCTGCCGCCACACCCTCAACCAGGGGCTCCAGGTGGCGTTCCGCTCCGGGGCCGTGATGGGCTTGGTGGTGGTCGGTTTCGGCCTGCTCGACATCTCCATCTGGTACTTGATTCTGGACAAGCTGGTCTATTCCGCCGCGCACATGCAATCGGGTTTGAGCGTGCTGGGCATGGCCCTGGTCAAGCCCGGGATGGACGAAAGCCATAAGCTGGTGGAGATCACCACCACCATGATCACCTTCGGGATGGGCGCCTCCACCCAGGCCCTCTTCGCCCGCGTCGGGGGCGGCATCTACACCAAGGCCGCCGACGTCGGCGCCGACCTGGTCGGCAAGGTCGAGGCGGGGATCCCGGAAGACGATCCCCGCAACCCCGCCACCATCGCCGACAACGTCGGGGACAACGTCGGCGACGTCGCCGGCATGGGCGCCGACCTCTACGAGTCCTACTGCGGTTCCATCCTCGCCACCGCCGCCCTGGGCGCCGCCCTCCCCATCGCCGGCGGCCTTTTCGGGGGGATCCGGGCCGTCATCGCCCCCATGTTGGTGGCGGCGCTGGGAATCCTCTTTTCCATCGTGGGCATCTTCTTCGTCCGCACCCGCGAGGACGCCACCCAGAAGACCCTGCTCAAGGCCCTCCTCACCGGGACCCTGGGCAGTTCGATCATCATCCTGGGCGCCGTGGCGGCGATGGCCCTGAGCGGGTTCATCACCTGGGGCATCTTCGGTTCCGTGGTGGCCGGCCTGGTCGCCGGGATCGTCATCGGCCAGTCCACCGAACACTACACCAGCGACGAATACGCCCCGACCAAGGGCATCGCCCACCAGGCCCTGATGGGGCCCGCCACCACCATCATCGACGGAATGGCGGTGGGAATGTTCTCCACCGGGATCCCGGTCGTCACCATCGTGGTCGGCATCCTCTGCGCCTACGGGTTCGCCGGAGGTTTCCACAACATGTCCGTGGGGCTCTACGGAATCGGGTTCGCGGCGGTGGGGATGCTCTCCACCCTGGGCATCACCCTGGCCACGGACGCCTACGGGCCCATCGCCGACAACGCCGGCGGCAACGCCGAGATGTCGGGTCTGGAAAAGGAGGTCCGCGAGCGGACCGACGCCCTCGATTCCCTGGGGAACACGACCGCGGCCACCGGCAAGGGGTTCGCCATCGGTTCCGCCGCCCTCACCGCCATGGCCCTGCTCGCCGCTTATATCGAGGAGATCAAGATCTGGGCGGGAAGGCTGGCCGGTCCCGACGGGATCTTCACGGTCGGCCGCCACTTCGCCTTCGTTTCCAACGAGGCCGCCAAGTTCAAACACGCCGCCCTCAACCCGGGGATGGACATCGTCGTGGCCGCCGACGCCCGCATCGCCGATTTCGTCAACGCCTACGATCTTTCCCTGATGAACCCGCTGCTGCTGTGCGGGGTTTTCCTGGGGGCGATGATGGCGTTCGTCTTTTGCGCCATGACGATGAAGGCCGTGGGCCGGGCCGCCGGTTCGATGGTCAACGAAGTCCGCCGCCAGTTCAAGGAGATTCCCGGGATCATGGAAGGGAAGGGCCAGCCCGACTACGCCCGCTGCGTGGCCATCTCCACCGCCGGAGCCCAGCGGGAGATGGTGATCCCGGCCCTGCTGGCCATCGCCATTCCCGTGGTCACGGGCGTCATCCTGGGAGTGGCCGGCGTCGTCGGCCTGCTGGCCGGGGGGTTGACCTCGGGGTTCGTGCTGGCCTGCATGCTCAACAATTCCGGGGGAGCCTGGGACAACGCCAAGAAGTTCATCGAAAAAGGCGCTTACGGGGGCAAGGGCAGCCAGGCCCATAAGGCGGCCGTGGTCGGCGACACCGTGGGCGATCCCTTCAAGGACACGTCCGGACCCAGCCTGAACATCCTCATCAAGCTCATGAGCATGGTCAGCGTGGTCTTCGCGGGCCTGGTGGTGAAACTCTCGCCCCTGATCGCCCGGGGGATTTTCGGACAATAG